In Sphaerospermopsis torques-reginae ITEP-024, the genomic window CTAAAGCATGGGGGCAAGAGGTGGGAGCCGTTAACTCATAAGCGTGGTGAACGCCGAAGATTTCTATTGTTGCCATATCCATATCGTAACCCGAAGAGCGGGAGCGACTAAATACGGACAGGAAAATAGTTTATGGGACTGGGGAAGTGGGAAGCAGGGGAGCTTTCTAGCAGGGAGCAGGGGGAAGTTATTTGTATTTTTCCCAATCACCAATCACCAGTCACCAGTCACCAATCACCAATCACCTACTTAATGACCAAGTAACCTTTGTCGGACTCCTTCAGCGATTCTGTTACCGAGATATTCAGGAATCAGGCTTTCGTTTGGACCGAGCAAGTAGAGTATTAGCCGAGTACGTCCCCGCCAAACCAATAAATTGGCATTGACTACTAATAGGTCTTCTTGCCAGATGGCATACATGACTTTATAAAATAATCCTGGTTGATTATCGGCTTCAATTACCAAAGCTGGGAGATGAAAAACAGGATCAACGTAAAACTCGGTTTGTACCTGCTCTAAACTAGCATTGAGGTTAAATTCGACGGCTAACATCTCTTCTACCTCAAACCGACTTCCTAGAGCCTCACGAATGGCACGACAAACATTTTCGGCGGTTTTTTCGGTCAGGGCTTTGCTGCCACGGGACACTAGCAGTTTGATAAAAACTAACATTGGTGGTTGAATCTGACCATAGAGACTCAAACCGTGAATAGTTAAACCATAAGCTGCCAGCACACCAAAAATATCGCTGAGGAGAAAAGACTGATTACGATATGCAAAATGCAGCGCACTTTTGCTACCTTCCGGCTTGATCTCGATCACAGCCCGTCTGGTTTTATATAGACGGTATGCTAGTCGCAAATTTTGCAATTGTATCTCACTGCTAACAAATTGCTCATAAAATTGGGGAAACGCTCGGTTAAAACGTTTTAGGAGTTCCAGTGTTGAGGATTTTAAACCAGAAGTCATTGTTGGAGGTAAGACTTGCTTGCTTTGTTAACGAAGGCAGGAGACAGGAGGCAAGAGGCCTATTGTACGGGGGATTTATACCCCACTTCAAAAATTTTTTGCTTTCAAAGGCGTTAGCGTAGCGGGACGAAGTGCGGTTTTAGACCCGATTTTTTTGATAAAAATAAAGCTATAGCCGTAGTTGTAGACAGAGTAGTTAGGACATCAATTGATCATGAAAGTCTTACTAAAATAGGGTTTTACTCCTGACTCCTGACTCCTGACTCCTGCTATAAAACTGTGTTATTTACTACTTGGCTATTATATTTTTCCGTTTTGGCCGCTGGAGCATATATTTTACCTAAAGGTGAAAATAGAGGTAGAAGTTTGATATCATACTAGCTAATAAGGGAAATTCTACATAATTTATTGTTTTCATCTATTTGTTTGTTGGCGGTTTAAGTTCACAATTTGGCTAAGGCGATCGCCTCCATTGTCTTTTTTGCTGTCAATCTTGGGCAAATGATTCTGTTTGGGTCTGCATCAGCGGCAAATTCATCAAAATTATAGATATGGATACATCAAAATACCTGATCATGTAGTATCTTGATTTCAGTGGCACAAAAAATCAACCACTAAAAACAATCCAGCAGATGAAAGCCCAGGAATTTGCCAAAAATACCCTGTGCTTTAGCTAGGTGATTGTAAAAACAAAATGCTAAAGTTAAAAATGATTGGTTTGAAACTTTTAGTAACTGGCTGTCAAAAGTCCCCATCCCGAAAACACCCAACGTAATTTTTTAGGTTAGGTGTCTGGAGATAGAACAGAGACAGTGTTTTTACTAATGATTCAACACTCTCAAGCAGAGTAACCAATTCAGTCATGTTACCCGAACCACGTTGGCATGGGTTTTTGGAAAACTTGGTTTAGTAGTTCTGAATCTGTAGCGACAAATAAAACGACCGCATTTGATGAGTATGCACGGGGAGATAGAGGCAACTCTAGTGCCGGAAGCGATAGTATCGTTTTTAGCACTGAACGCGATATCGACTTGTATGAACTAGAAGAACTCTGTGATGCGGTGGGTTGGTCTCGTCGTCCTCTGAGAAAAGTAAAAAAAGCCATTGAACATAGTTTTCTCGTCGCTTCTATGTGGCAAGTACGAGGAAACAAAAGGCGTTTAATAGGTTTTGCCCGTGCTACCTCAGATCATGCTTTTAATGCCACTATTTGGGATGTGGTAGTTCATCCAGACTTCCAAGGTCAAGGTATGGGTAAGGCATTGATGAAATATGTCCTCAAAAAACTCAGAAGTGAAGAAATTAGCAATGTTACTCTCTTCGCTGACCCTCATGTTGTAGATTTTTACCGGACTATGGGTTTTATGCCTGACCCAGAAGGTATTAAAGGGATGTTTTGGTATCCTCAATGATCCTCAAGCAAACAAAACAGGTTGCCGCCATCAATTCGCTATCATACCTAAGATGTGCTATTATTGTTTGGTTGACCGATAAGCGTTAATCTATCAGTATCAACTTTTTCAGGCTAAGTCAACAGAAAAACTCTTATTAAGGAAGTGATTTGATTTTTTTCCCAGTAATTTCCCAGTAAGGGGTTGGCAATCTGTTTTTAGTATGATATAGTTAGAAAGATGCTTGAGCTAAACATAATTTTTGTTATGTATAGCTAAACTATCAACAGTAAAAAGTTTTCCGGGATGTAGCGCAGCTTGGTAGCGCGCCTGCTTTGGGAGCAGGATGCCGCAGGTTCAAATCCTGTCATCCCGATTTTAGATAAATATTAAGATTCTGGTAGCACTGTTAATTTGCTATAAGTTCACTAATAGGTGAGTAAATAGTATAGATTATATATTTTTTATTGGGTTATTGATAAAAGTTCCTAATACATACTAATAACCCAAGTTGCTAGTTAGGAATAGGAGTCAGGAGTCAGGAGAAAGAATGAATTATGATGGTGTTCCCTGCTTTTTTGCTGTTTACTTATCCTTGTTACTTCGATTTGAGAGCCTTTCTTGCAGAACTAGCAACTTACGTGAATAAATAATTTATAACAGGTGACTATTGACAGTACAAAAAACCTGTGAGTGTCTAAGTTTTAGTTTTGGTTAATATCCTGAGCGCCTTATCTACAGCTATAAAAAACTCTGTTAATCGGAAATGGGAACGATTTATCAAGTTCTAGCGTCACGGAGAAACGAGAAAAATAAAGCAGGAGTCAGGAGTCAGGAGTCAGGAGTAAAACTGGCGAATGTGTATAGGCTTCAATTGAGATTCTGTACCTCATTTATCTGGAATCTGCTGTAAAACAAAAAACAATACAAAACAAAAAACAATACAATACAATCAAATATAATTGTTGTGAGCAAGAGTCCCGGAAATCAAACCCTGCTGGAGAATATAATAGAAAAATACAGCATTTATTCGTGAATAGCAAGGCAAAATTCCCAACAATTAGCACAATAAAGTTATTTAAAGCTAAAATAGCTGGTTAGATAATTAAACTTGGTTTTGTTGGTATAAATTTTTACCATTTTTTGATCGTCTAAGTTAATTCAAGTATTGATATTGAGATAAGGAGTATTTATGAAATCATTGGTTCGCTGGGGCTTAACGCTGGGTTTAGTAGGCAGTACCTTACTGGGAAGCGTGGTAGCTGTTGATTTTCCTGTACTGGCATTATCAGAACAACAAGTCAAAGAAAAATTGGATTCTGTACCAGTTTACTTGATTACGAATGATCAGGGTTTACCGTTGAGTCGGACTATACCCTCACAAAATGGACAACCAGGGGCTTCAGTGACTGGTGTATATATGAGTCGGCAGGAAGCTTTGGCGTTTATCAAAGAATTGCAAAATGCCAAAAATAAAGACCCAAAACTAGAAGCAATGGCCAAACAGTTGCAAGTTACCGCTGTTCCTCTAGGTGTAATTTATCAGCAATTGCAACAAAGTAAAAACCAACAGAATAGACTGTTATTTGCGTTCAAACCTGTAGATAAAGAAGTCAAAGGCGCACTAACTTTACTGAATGCAGGTGGTCAAAAAGTGAATCAATTTAAGAGCGTGCCTGTATTTGCGGTAAGGTTTGCACCAGATCAAGGCTATGTACCAATTCAATTAGGTGCGAATAATCAGCAAATGATTCCTTTATTCTTGAGTAAACAAGATGCACTAGGTTTATTGAACCAAGTGAAACCAAAGTTTCCTAAAGCTGATATTCAGGTAATAGATGTGGATGGGGTGATTAAAACTTTGGAAGATAAAAATGATTCTTGGTTAAATCAGGTGGTTTTGGTTCCATCCCCAGAGTCTAGAGAATATATTAGGACTTTGCCTAAAAACAATGCTGCCAAGCAGAATAATGCACCTTCTAAACGGCGTTAATCATGGCAAAGCAACAGTCAGTTACTGGTATGGAAGTTTGGCAGTGGCGTAATCAAGCACTGAAAGATGCTTTATCTACGGACATTTCTCCTGTAGAAGTTGATTGGCTGTTGCAGGAAATAACTGAGTTAGACCGCTTGACACTGCATTTAGAGTCTTTCAAATCATGGCAGCAAATTAAAATGCAGTTATCTTTGACAGAGTTAGACAGGTTATGGCAAAGACGTTTGCATGAACGCTTGCCGATACAGTATATTGCTGGGGTGACACCTTGGCGCTATTTTAAACTCGCTGTGTCAAATGCGGTTTTAATTCCTAGACCGGAAACAGAGATTTTGATTGATTTGGCCGTAAACGCTGCTGAAAGTAAGGGGTTACAATCAGGTCATTGGGCAGATTTGGGGACTGGGAGTGGGGCGATCGCTCTTGGTTTAGCGGAGGTATTGACAAATGCTACGATTCATGCTGTAGATGTCAGTGCTGAAGCTTTAGAGGTTGCGAAAACCAATGCGGAAAACTTGGGTTTTAATAAACGAGTTAAATTTTACCAAGGGGATTGGTGGAAACCCTTAGAAAACTGGAAAGGTCAATTTAGCGGAATGGTATCAAATCCGCCTTATATTCCCAGTGATACGGTACTAACATTACAACCGGAAGTAGTGAAACATGAACCCCATCTAGCATTAGATGGTGGTGCTGATGGTTTAGATTGTATTCGTCATTTAATCGCAGTTGCTCCTGCTTATTTGCGTCTGGGTGGGGTTTGGTTAATTGAAATGATGGCGGGACAGGCGGAAACGGTGCAAGAATTGTTGGAAACTAATGGTAGTTATTGTGATATTTCTATTCATGCAGATTTAGCAGGAATAGAACGTTTTGCGGTAGCTTATGTAAATATGTAGAATGTCCTGGATCTGATTTTTTCTGCATCAGGATTTTCAGGATTTTTATTGTCAGAATCAGGATATCCAGGATTTAAGGATGTTCAGGATGTGATTTAATAGGAATTTGGTGATTTTTCAAAATTTGATTTTGTCAGAATCAGGATATCCAGGATTTAAGGATGTTCAGGATGTCATAATTATTATATAGTTTAATTTATAATTAAACCAATTATGTTACCTGTCACCTGATATTTGCCGGTTATATCTAAAAATAGATAAGTAATTTTCTGATATTTATTTATGAATGTTTCTCTAGAAGTTCTCATCAACTCTGCAAAAGCTGGAAAACTAATTAGTTTCCCCACGGATACCGTACCTGCACTAGCTTCTCTACCCGCACAGGCAGAATTGATTTATACTGCTAAACAACGCAGTTTAGATAAACCTTTAATTTTAATGGCTGCTAAAGCCGAAGATTTATGGGATTATGTAAAAGGAAATAAGACTGAATATCAAATTTGGCAGGAGGTAGTTAATCAATATTGGCCTGGTGCGTTGACTTTAGTGTTACCTGCTAGTGAGAAAATTCCTCAAGTTATGAATCCTACTGATCCAACGACAATCGGAATTAGAGTACCCAATCATTTAGTTGCCCAAAATATTTTAGCACAAACTGGACCAATGGCTACCACTAGTGTTAATTTATCAGGACAACCAGCTTTAGAAAATCGAGCAGAAATAGAACTGAATTTTCCTGATCTTCTCACTTTAGAAGCGACTGAATATAAAGGTTTGGGAATACCTTCTACTGTTGCTAAATGGACAGGGAATGATTGGCAAATTTTGCGCCAAGGAGTAATTACAATTGATAATTGATAATTGATAATTGATAATTGATAATTGATAATGGTACTCAAGAGTAAAATTTTATATGACTAGCTTAAATGAATGGTTATATCTAGGATCAGGAATAGGTTTAGGAATAGGTTTTTGTAAGTTATTCCTACAGTCATCTAAATCTTCATCCATTCTTGTGGAAAATGCCCCAAAACAGCAAGAAACCAAAGTTTTATCAAAAACTTTAGACAAATTAAACCAAACCCAATTAGCCTACCAAATGGCTAGGGAAATGAGCCAGTTTCAAGCGGGTTTTTTAGCTAGAACTACCCATGAATTGCGATCGCCCCTCAATGGTTTAATAGGATTACATCAATTAATTTTAAATGATTTGTGCGAAAATCCAGAGGAAGAAAGGGAATTTGTTGAACAAGCTTATGAGCGATCGCTAAGATTGCTAAAAATGATTGATGAAATTCTCAGTGTTGCTAGAACAGAACACGGAACAAATAAATTAGAAATTCAGCCTGTACAGTTAACTAAAGTTTTAGAAGAAGTTCATAAATTAACTTATATGCTGGCTGCAAATCGCAATTATCCTTTTACTATATCATTTCCTAAACCAGAGATTTACGTTTTAGCAGATAACCGCTGGCTACGTCAAATATTGGTGAATTTAATAGATACTACCATTTTACAAATGGAAGAAGGTAGTATTCATCTTTCCAGTAGTATTGCACCTGCAAATACAGCTACAAATAATATTATTAATAATGTTGTGCATATTTATCTAGATGTCCCCACTCATGCTATCATCTCTAGTGAAGAAATAAATTTGATTGCCTCTGAAAATAAAACAACTCAAGAAAACATAAAAGACAATATAAAAGACAATATCAAAGACAATATAGAAATCTCATCAGGAATGAAACTATTACTTAATCAAAAATTACTAGAAACGATGGGAGGAAAACTAGAAATTATCTCCTCTCCCATCACCACAGATCCCATCACCACAGAAGTAAAACAAGATTGCACCAGACTACAAATTTCTATCCCCCTAGTGACTCCTGAAGCTGAACTTCTCCAGTCGGAATAGAACCTAAATCCGATTGATTGTATAGTACCATTGTCGTGGTATTATTAGTTTGAAAACCAATCTTTTCATAGAATTTTTGTTGATGAGTTGTCATTAAATAAACTCTCTCCACTTGCATAACTGGGTGAGCTAAAACTGTTTCTACTAATTTGATTCCCAGTCCCTTACCTTGATATTTTGGATGAATGACAACATCCCAAATTGTAGCGCGATAGATGCCATCAGAATTAGCTCTTGCAAAACCAATTAGTTGTTCTCCATCCCAAACAGAAATTACAGGTTTACTATTAGCAATGGCTATGCTTAAATCCTCTATACTCCGCCCTTTTGCCCAAAAAGCGGCTATATTAAATAAGTTTTGAAGTTGGTAAAGATCAATTTTTGCGCGGCCTTCACTAAACTGAATTTGAGGATTTTCCATTTATAGACACCCAATTGTCGTAGTATCTTCGTTTCTGTTATGGCATATTTTCCTGGAAATTACTGCAACTGTATATATATATGCAACTGCATGAATATTAATTTTTTATCAAGAATTATTTTGTCTACAAAATCCCCACAAACAATCATTAAACAACATCCTGAAAATCCTTAAATCCTGGATATCCTGATTCTGACAATTTTAACCCTTGACAAAATTCTCAGTTTCGATTATGCTAATGTTATAGGTGGAAAAGAGTGCGCCCATATATATCATATATTAATATTTCAGTGCCATTTTCCCCATTGATGTGATATGCTAAAAGCAATACCTCCAAAATTTTGAAAAAATTTGATCGCCTGACGGCGATACAAGAAAGGGAAAAAGAAAAAGTGTAGAGGGTAAAAGGGTAAGAGAGTAAAGAACTAAAGAGTCCTTGCGCCGGAAACTACCAACCGAAACCCGTCGTTGTAGTCCCTGTAGTCTGGGACGTCGTGGCTACGAAACGCAGAACGGCAAATGCTGGGGTTGTTGTACCAAGAACCACCGCGCAGCAGCCTATAAGAGCTTCCGCCAATCAAAGCACTACCATTTGTAGGCGCGTTTATATAATTTTCGTGCCAGTCATCTTCACACCACTCCCAGACATTCCCGTGCATGTCGTATAAACCAAAAGCGTTAGGGGGAAAAGAACCTACATCTGTTGTTTGTTGACGACATTTGCCTTTTGCACCGGAATTATAGGAGTAATTACCATCGTAATTTACCAAATCTGTGGTAATAGTGTTCCCAAAATAAAATGGTGTGGTTGTTCCGGCTCTACAGGCGTATTCCCATTCAGCTTCGCTGGGTAGACGATATTTTTTACCTGTAGCTTTACTTATTCTAGCACAAAATTCCTGTGCGTCAAGCCATGAAACTCTTTCCACTGGTTTATTTTTACCTTGAAAGCGGGAAGGTTGAGGATTGAGATCCTGTTTAATTTTTGATAACGCTGCTACCCGTTCCCATTGTGCCTGAGTTACAGTAAACTTGCCCATGTAAAATGGTTGAATAGTTACCCGATGCTGGGGACTTTCTGAATCACGTCTCTCAGGTTCATTTTCCGGTGAACCCATTAAAAAACTTCCCCCCGGAATAGCAATCATTTCTAATAATACACCATTACCTAAATTTTCCTGAAATGATGTATGAGTATTCCTGAGTTGAGGTTTAATGATCGTTGGTTGAGGTGGGTTAGTGGGGGGAGAAATCAACTGTTGAAAAATTTGTTTAAATGGATTATTAGAAGTTGGTTGTGGTTGCGGAGGTTGGGGGTTAGGAATAACAACAGTTTTTTGAGGAATGGGATTATTTAATGCTGCTAAAACTTCTGCTGCTGAATGATAACGTTTTTTAGGAATATCTTGCAACATTGTTTCTAAAATATCAGTTAATTCCTGACTTAAAGAAACATACTTTTGCCATTGCCATTCCATATTTATAGTATCAAACAAGAAATCAGAACCATCAATTTTTTGAAAAAGTCCCGTCAATAAACGTATACAAGTTACAGCTAAACTATAGAGATCACTGCTGTGATAAACCATCCCCCGAAATTGTTCCGGTGGTGCATATCCAGGAGTTCCGGTAATAGTTCCCACTCTATTTAAAATACTACCACTTGTTTCTTTAGAAACGCCAAAATCAATCAGGAATAATTTACCGGTTTTGCTTCTAATAATGTTTTCTGGTTTGATATCTCGATGAATGACTTTGTTGTCATGGATAAATTGCAAAACAGGCAATAACTCTGTTAAGATAATTCTAATTTGTGGTTCGTTTAATTTACCTTGAATTTGTAATTCTTGCAGTAAATTTTGCCCATCAATAAATTCCTGAATTAAATACAGTCTACCATCTTGGGGAAAGAAAGCTAGTAAATCAGGAATTTGCGGATGTTTACCTAATTCTTGCAGTCGTTGAGCTTCTTGTTGAAATAATTCCGTTGCTTTTTGTAAAGATGAACTTCCTGCTTGTTGGGGTAAAAATTGTTTAATGACACAGGGTGTATTTAATCTTTTGATATCTACAGCTTGAAAAGTGCGTCCAAAACCACCTTCTCCGATAAATTTCAGGGGGAGATAACGATCATCTAAGATGATTTTAGCACCGCAACGTTCACAAAAATTAGTACCTGGGGGATTTTGGTAAAGACAGTCAGGATTGAGACATTGACTCATGGTAGTTGCTGGGTATATCTAGTGAGAATTATAGCATACTACTGTCTGAATCAGGATATCCAGGATTTAAGGATTTTCAGGATGATAGTGTTTAATGGTTGGTGGTGATTTGATGATTTAAGTATTTTTCTGAATCAGGATTTCCAGGATTTAAGGATTTTCAGGATGGGATGGAAATTTATGATGTTGATAGTTGAAAACTCTATATATAAAGTCTATATATATGGGCGCACTCTTCTCCACCCATAACATAAGAATAAAACAATCTGGGGATTTTGTCAAGTGTTAATTTGATGATTTTTCTGCATCAGGATGTGATTGATTGATGAATATTTGTGATATATTTATATTATTGATTATTGAAATCATGGAAATTATTGAATTTTGAAAGATCGTTAAATTGATAATCCATTAAATCCTGTAAATCCTTAAATCCTGGACATCCTGATTCAGACAAAAAAATCAAACATCAAAATCAAGATATTCAATTACTCATGATTGTCTCTCCAATTTTCCCACATATAAGTTAGCTCACCTACTGTTATGATAGTAGTAGCTATATTTGTTTCTCCCACTTCCTTAAAAGGATGTACAGGATGTTGATGTTGATGTTGATGAATTAAAAAAAAATTAAAACTCTGTTTGATTTTTAATTATCAATTATCAATTATCAATTATCAATTATCCTTCCTGTACGGGCGAAGCATTCGGGTGATTAATTCTCGATTTTTCCCCAATCTTTTTGTCCAAATGCTTCGCCCCTACTGACTCCTGACTCCTTAATCAACAGATGTATTAATTTTATCTATTGTATATTGATTGCGTTCTCGCCACCATGTTAACAAGGTACTAGCAATGAAAATACTAGAATAAGCCCCCGCTATAAAGCCAATAATTAAAGCTAGAGAAAAATATTTCAAAGTTTCCCCACCAAACAGGAAAATAGCAAATAGTGACAACATGGTTGTTAAAGTTGTGTTGATTGATCTGCTTAATGTTTGATTAACAGCATCATCAACTATTTCTGCAATTGGTGTTTGGGGATGATTTTTAATATTTTCTCGGATGCGGTCATAAATTACCACTGTATCATTAACAGAGAATCCTGTAATAGTCAGTAAGGCGACAATAAAGAGACTATCTACTTCTGCACCTAAAACCAAACCCAAAATTGAGAATATTCCTACCGTTACCAAGAGATCGTGAAATGTGGCAACGATCGCAAACAAAGCATAATCCCACTGGAAACGGAAACTCAAATAAACAACAATACCCAAAAAAGAAACTGCTAAAGCAATAACTCCAGTCCTAAACAGTTCTCTCCCTAATGTTGGACCAACAGAGTCAATTTGATTTTTTTGCGGATCAAAAGCACCAACTTTTTCACTTAAAGCTGCTTGTAATTTAGTTCTTTGGTCAGTTTCCAGGTTTTTACTACGGATAGTGATGCCATTTTCCTGGCCATTTTCCGAAATTAATTGAATACTACTATCTCCCAATCCCTGTTCTTTGGCAACTTCCCGCACCACGTTAATATCTATGGGTTGATCACAGTTACCTGGTTGACTACAATCTCTCACTAACTGTAATCTTGTGCCACCAATAAAATCTAAACCAGGACGCA contains:
- a CDS encoding L-threonylcarbamoyladenylate synthase; amino-acid sequence: MNVSLEVLINSAKAGKLISFPTDTVPALASLPAQAELIYTAKQRSLDKPLILMAAKAEDLWDYVKGNKTEYQIWQEVVNQYWPGALTLVLPASEKIPQVMNPTDPTTIGIRVPNHLVAQNILAQTGPMATTSVNLSGQPALENRAEIELNFPDLLTLEATEYKGLGIPSTVAKWTGNDWQILRQGVITIDN
- a CDS encoding GNAT family N-acetyltransferase, giving the protein MGFWKTWFSSSESVATNKTTAFDEYARGDRGNSSAGSDSIVFSTERDIDLYELEELCDAVGWSRRPLRKVKKAIEHSFLVASMWQVRGNKRRLIGFARATSDHAFNATIWDVVVHPDFQGQGMGKALMKYVLKKLRSEEISNVTLFADPHVVDFYRTMGFMPDPEGIKGMFWYPQ
- a CDS encoding bifunctional serine/threonine-protein kinase/formylglycine-generating enzyme family protein, which produces MSQCLNPDCLYQNPPGTNFCERCGAKIILDDRYLPLKFIGEGGFGRTFQAVDIKRLNTPCVIKQFLPQQAGSSSLQKATELFQQEAQRLQELGKHPQIPDLLAFFPQDGRLYLIQEFIDGQNLLQELQIQGKLNEPQIRIILTELLPVLQFIHDNKVIHRDIKPENIIRSKTGKLFLIDFGVSKETSGSILNRVGTITGTPGYAPPEQFRGMVYHSSDLYSLAVTCIRLLTGLFQKIDGSDFLFDTINMEWQWQKYVSLSQELTDILETMLQDIPKKRYHSAAEVLAALNNPIPQKTVVIPNPQPPQPQPTSNNPFKQIFQQLISPPTNPPQPTIIKPQLRNTHTSFQENLGNGVLLEMIAIPGGSFLMGSPENEPERRDSESPQHRVTIQPFYMGKFTVTQAQWERVAALSKIKQDLNPQPSRFQGKNKPVERVSWLDAQEFCARISKATGKKYRLPSEAEWEYACRAGTTTPFYFGNTITTDLVNYDGNYSYNSGAKGKCRQQTTDVGSFPPNAFGLYDMHGNVWEWCEDDWHENYINAPTNGSALIGGSSYRLLRGGSWYNNPSICRSAFRSHDVPDYRDYNDGFRLVVSGARTL
- a CDS encoding Tic22 family protein, with product MKSLVRWGLTLGLVGSTLLGSVVAVDFPVLALSEQQVKEKLDSVPVYLITNDQGLPLSRTIPSQNGQPGASVTGVYMSRQEALAFIKELQNAKNKDPKLEAMAKQLQVTAVPLGVIYQQLQQSKNQQNRLLFAFKPVDKEVKGALTLLNAGGQKVNQFKSVPVFAVRFAPDQGYVPIQLGANNQQMIPLFLSKQDALGLLNQVKPKFPKADIQVIDVDGVIKTLEDKNDSWLNQVVLVPSPESREYIRTLPKNNAAKQNNAPSKRR
- a CDS encoding GNAT family N-acetyltransferase; translated protein: MENPQIQFSEGRAKIDLYQLQNLFNIAAFWAKGRSIEDLSIAIANSKPVISVWDGEQLIGFARANSDGIYRATIWDVVIHPKYQGKGLGIKLVETVLAHPVMQVERVYLMTTHQQKFYEKIGFQTNNTTTMVLYNQSDLGSIPTGEVQLQESLGG
- the prmC gene encoding peptide chain release factor N(5)-glutamine methyltransferase is translated as MAKQQSVTGMEVWQWRNQALKDALSTDISPVEVDWLLQEITELDRLTLHLESFKSWQQIKMQLSLTELDRLWQRRLHERLPIQYIAGVTPWRYFKLAVSNAVLIPRPETEILIDLAVNAAESKGLQSGHWADLGTGSGAIALGLAEVLTNATIHAVDVSAEALEVAKTNAENLGFNKRVKFYQGDWWKPLENWKGQFSGMVSNPPYIPSDTVLTLQPEVVKHEPHLALDGGADGLDCIRHLIAVAPAYLRLGGVWLIEMMAGQAETVQELLETNGSYCDISIHADLAGIERFAVAYVNM
- a CDS encoding sensor histidine kinase; amino-acid sequence: MTSLNEWLYLGSGIGLGIGFCKLFLQSSKSSSILVENAPKQQETKVLSKTLDKLNQTQLAYQMAREMSQFQAGFLARTTHELRSPLNGLIGLHQLILNDLCENPEEEREFVEQAYERSLRLLKMIDEILSVARTEHGTNKLEIQPVQLTKVLEEVHKLTYMLAANRNYPFTISFPKPEIYVLADNRWLRQILVNLIDTTILQMEEGSIHLSSSIAPANTATNNIINNVVHIYLDVPTHAIISSEEINLIASENKTTQENIKDNIKDNIKDNIEISSGMKLLLNQKLLETMGGKLEIISSPITTDPITTEVKQDCTRLQISIPLVTPEAELLQSE
- the secF gene encoding protein translocase subunit SecF: MTLRINKARSLWWAISAAVILSGIISMVISWQNPSIKSPLRPGLDFIGGTRLQLVRDCSQPGNCDQPIDINVVREVAKEQGLGDSSIQLISENGQENGITIRSKNLETDQRTKLQAALSEKVGAFDPQKNQIDSVGPTLGRELFRTGVIALAVSFLGIVVYLSFRFQWDYALFAIVATFHDLLVTVGIFSILGLVLGAEVDSLFIVALLTITGFSVNDTVVIYDRIRENIKNHPQTPIAEIVDDAVNQTLSRSINTTLTTMLSLFAIFLFGGETLKYFSLALIIGFIAGAYSSIFIASTLLTWWRERNQYTIDKINTSVD